One window from the genome of Sphaerotilus microaerophilus encodes:
- a CDS encoding BTH_I0359 family protein, whose amino-acid sequence MHMLYNSDHFAVVQIEVPVPLDATAADAATEGVGTAEVLNRGGYEIVDKQTRRGVFLDGSMAEHFKAGVEDLIRRSPSAEEIDDYLSGYTQLAQQPVVLH is encoded by the coding sequence ATGCACATGCTCTACAACTCGGACCACTTTGCCGTCGTCCAGATCGAGGTGCCGGTTCCGCTCGACGCCACTGCGGCCGATGCGGCCACCGAAGGCGTCGGCACGGCCGAGGTGCTGAACCGTGGCGGCTACGAGATCGTCGACAAGCAGACCCGCCGCGGCGTCTTCCTGGACGGCTCGATGGCCGAGCACTTCAAGGCCGGCGTCGAGGACCTGATCCGCCGCTCGCCCAGCGCCGAGGAGATCGACGACTACCTCTCCGGCTACACCCAGCTCGCGCAGCAGCCGGTCGTGCTGCACTGA
- the proB gene encoding glutamate 5-kinase, which produces MSDILKNARRIVVKVGSSLVTNEGRGLDAEAINAWCVQLAALVRQGREVVMVSSGAIAEGMKRLGWATRPKEVHELQAAAAVGQMGLAQIYETSLREQGLGSAQVLLTHADLADRERYLNARSTLLTLLELGVVPVINENDTVVTDEIKVGDNDTLGALVANLVEADVLVILTDQKGLYSADPRKDPDAQFIHEAQAGTPELEQMAGGAGSSIGKGGMITKILAAKRAAGSGASTVIAWGREQDALLRLVAGESIGTLLVATTAKVAARKQWMADHLQMRGAVVIDDGAVVKLRDEGKSLLPIGVVEVQGEFARGDVIAVRSPAGIEVARGLANYTASETRRIARKPSSQIEGLLGYANEPELIHRDNLVLA; this is translated from the coding sequence ATGAGTGACATCCTGAAGAACGCCCGCCGCATCGTCGTCAAGGTGGGTTCCAGCCTGGTGACCAACGAGGGCCGGGGCCTGGACGCCGAGGCGATCAACGCCTGGTGCGTGCAGCTGGCCGCGCTGGTGCGCCAGGGCCGCGAGGTGGTGATGGTGTCGTCGGGAGCGATCGCCGAGGGCATGAAGCGCCTGGGCTGGGCCACCCGGCCGAAGGAAGTGCACGAGTTGCAGGCGGCGGCCGCCGTCGGCCAGATGGGCCTGGCGCAGATCTACGAAACGTCCCTGCGCGAGCAGGGCCTGGGCAGCGCGCAGGTGCTGCTCACCCATGCCGATCTGGCCGACCGCGAGCGCTACCTGAACGCCCGCAGCACGCTGCTGACCCTGCTGGAGCTGGGCGTGGTGCCGGTGATCAACGAGAACGACACCGTGGTCACCGACGAGATCAAGGTGGGCGACAACGACACCCTGGGCGCGCTGGTGGCCAACCTGGTCGAGGCCGATGTGCTGGTGATCCTCACCGACCAGAAGGGCCTGTATTCGGCCGATCCGCGCAAGGACCCCGACGCGCAGTTCATCCACGAGGCCCAGGCCGGCACGCCCGAGCTGGAGCAGATGGCCGGTGGGGCCGGCAGCTCGATCGGCAAAGGCGGGATGATCACCAAGATCCTCGCCGCCAAGCGGGCAGCAGGCAGCGGCGCCTCCACGGTGATCGCCTGGGGCCGCGAGCAGGACGCCCTGCTGCGCCTGGTGGCGGGCGAATCCATCGGAACGCTCCTGGTGGCGACCACCGCCAAGGTGGCGGCGCGCAAGCAGTGGATGGCCGACCACCTGCAGATGCGCGGTGCGGTGGTGATCGACGACGGCGCGGTGGTGAAGCTGCGCGACGAGGGCAAGAGCCTGTTGCCCATCGGCGTGGTCGAAGTGCAGGGCGAATTCGCCCGCGGCGACGTGATCGCCGTGCGTTCACCCGCCGGGATCGAAGTGGCCCGCGGCCTGGCCAACTACACGGCCAGCGAAACCCGCCGCATCGCCCGCAAGCCCTCCTCGCAGATCGAGGGCCTGCTGGGGTACGCCAACGAGCCCGAGCTGATCCACCGAGATAACCTCGTCCTGGCTTGA
- a CDS encoding ATP-binding protein: protein MRKDVTAPPAGKSSARRSRQRLGSTQVLLSPGLADAPVLDRLCTHFILSLLQRQALRFAGRRDWNSVLALTARHLVWPQSVLTRLRDFLGRRVRSHEAWAGHEALDDIAFLTRHGSWRGPYEEDTLFFYLDEYIKDAPKDLMAVLGTSNDWLGASLRGARTLVQDNVELLSGLLQLNPGERALLLYGTLARYQRDLRGLLVEFKVASAQEAYAAIAEVAGVDEREVAEALRAGSRLERIGMIENLISEHNITDLADLMKVSDQLPPVLMREYRDPQDLMAVFTRPATKTELTPTDFSFVAEEVELLTTLLHHAVQRREAGVNLLLYGPPGTGKTELARVAAQAAGLELYEVEYADRDGNALSGRDRYRSLQISQVFLKASPNVALLFDEVEDVFPPVSADAAQLLARLDNSGEGPAGHSVNGKAWVNQILETNPVPVIWVTNRIEQIDVAFRRRFQYHLELKSPPPGAREALVQRALAGTQVSADFTQRLAQRGTLTPAQIRTAVRFARLIGTAAADEAAAAPADECLEGLIERQLAHADKALGNANRGDRSARRVVTQYDLGLLNVESRFPVPRIVEALQRRGHGALCFYGPPGTGKTALAEHIARELGRALMIRQASDLVSKYVGETEQAMARMFEAAEQEQAVLLLDEADSFMRSRRRAERNYEVSEVNEMLQGMERFAGIFICTTNLFEDIDEAALRRFTFKIRFQPLTGAQRERMFIAEALAGDATRLSDEQRQRLAQLDQLAAGDFAAVRRQVDILGTTFEPDEFLAQLESEHRVKPQVRERRGIGFVH from the coding sequence ATGCGCAAGGATGTGACCGCCCCGCCTGCGGGCAAGAGTTCGGCTCGGCGCTCGCGCCAGCGCCTGGGGTCGACCCAGGTGCTGCTGTCGCCCGGGCTGGCCGATGCGCCGGTGCTGGACCGGCTGTGCACCCACTTCATTCTCAGCCTGCTGCAGCGCCAGGCGCTGCGCTTTGCCGGCCGGCGGGACTGGAACAGCGTGCTGGCGCTGACGGCCCGGCACCTGGTCTGGCCGCAGTCGGTGCTGACGCGGCTGCGCGACTTCCTGGGCCGGCGCGTGCGCAGCCACGAGGCCTGGGCCGGGCATGAGGCGCTCGACGACATCGCCTTCCTCACCCGCCACGGCAGCTGGCGCGGCCCCTACGAGGAAGACACGCTGTTCTTCTACCTCGACGAGTACATCAAGGACGCCCCCAAGGACCTGATGGCGGTGCTGGGCACCAGCAACGACTGGCTGGGCGCCAGCCTGCGCGGGGCCCGCACGCTGGTGCAGGACAACGTCGAGCTGCTGTCCGGCCTGCTGCAGCTCAACCCGGGCGAGCGCGCGCTGCTGCTCTACGGCACGCTGGCTCGCTACCAGCGCGACCTGCGCGGCCTGCTGGTGGAGTTCAAGGTCGCCAGCGCCCAGGAGGCCTACGCGGCGATCGCCGAAGTGGCCGGCGTGGACGAGCGCGAGGTGGCCGAGGCGCTGCGCGCCGGCAGCCGGCTGGAGCGCATCGGCATGATCGAGAACCTGATCTCCGAGCACAACATCACGGACCTGGCCGACCTGATGAAGGTCAGCGACCAGCTGCCGCCGGTGCTGATGCGCGAGTACCGCGATCCGCAGGACCTGATGGCGGTGTTCACCCGCCCCGCCACCAAGACCGAGCTGACGCCGACCGACTTCAGCTTCGTCGCCGAGGAGGTGGAGCTGCTCACCACCTTGCTGCACCACGCGGTGCAGCGCCGCGAGGCCGGCGTCAACCTGCTGCTCTACGGCCCGCCTGGCACCGGCAAGACCGAGTTGGCCCGCGTGGCCGCGCAGGCCGCCGGGCTGGAGCTCTACGAGGTGGAATACGCCGACCGCGACGGGAACGCCCTCTCGGGGCGCGACCGCTACCGCTCGCTGCAGATCAGCCAGGTCTTCCTGAAGGCCAGCCCGAACGTGGCGCTGCTCTTCGACGAGGTGGAAGACGTCTTCCCGCCCGTCAGCGCCGACGCCGCCCAGCTGTTGGCGCGCCTGGACAACAGTGGCGAGGGCCCGGCCGGCCACTCGGTCAACGGCAAGGCCTGGGTCAACCAGATCCTGGAGACCAACCCGGTGCCGGTGATCTGGGTGACCAACCGCATCGAGCAGATCGACGTGGCCTTCCGCCGCCGCTTCCAGTACCACCTGGAGCTGAAGTCACCCCCGCCCGGCGCCCGCGAGGCGCTGGTGCAGCGCGCGCTGGCCGGCACCCAGGTCAGTGCCGACTTCACCCAGCGCCTGGCCCAGCGCGGCACGCTGACGCCCGCGCAGATCCGCACCGCGGTGCGCTTCGCCCGGCTGATCGGCACGGCGGCGGCCGACGAGGCCGCGGCAGCACCGGCCGACGAATGTCTGGAGGGCCTGATCGAGCGCCAGCTCGCCCACGCCGACAAGGCGCTGGGCAACGCGAACCGCGGCGACCGCAGCGCGCGCCGAGTGGTCACGCAGTACGACCTAGGGTTGCTGAACGTGGAGTCGCGCTTCCCGGTGCCACGCATCGTCGAGGCGCTGCAGCGCCGCGGGCACGGTGCGCTGTGCTTCTACGGCCCGCCGGGCACCGGCAAGACCGCGCTGGCCGAGCACATCGCCCGCGAGCTGGGCCGAGCGCTGATGATCCGCCAGGCCAGCGACCTGGTCAGCAAGTACGTCGGCGAGACCGAGCAGGCCATGGCGCGCATGTTCGAGGCCGCCGAGCAGGAGCAGGCCGTGCTGCTGCTCGACGAGGCCGACAGCTTCATGCGCAGCCGCCGCCGCGCCGAGCGCAACTACGAGGTCAGCGAGGTCAACGAGATGCTGCAGGGCATGGAGCGCTTTGCCGGCATCTTCATCTGCACCACCAACCTGTTCGAGGACATCGACGAGGCGGCGCTGCGCCGCTTCACCTTCAAGATCCGCTTCCAGCCGCTGACCGGCGCGCAGCGCGAGCGCATGTTCATCGCCGAGGCGCTGGCGGGCGACGCAACCCGCCTGAGCGACGAGCAGCGACAGCGCCTGGCACAGCTCGACCAGCTGGCGGCCGGGGACTTTGCCGCGGTGAGGCGGCAGGTGGACATCCTGGGCACGACCTTCGAGCCCGACGAGTTCCTGGCCCAACTGGAAAGCGAGCACCGTGTCAAACCGCAGGTGAGGGAGCGCCGCGGCATCGGCTTCGTGCACTAG
- the metH gene encoding methionine synthase: MNTSPTASPSSPAASVPPMRLSGLEPVSIGDGSLFVNVGERTNVTGSRVFARMILAGEYEKALAVARQQVENGAQVIDINMDEAMLDSQAAMVRFLNLIAGEPEIARVPIMIDSSKWEVIEAGLKCIQGKGIVNSISLKEGEAEFKRQAKLVRRYGAAAVVMAFDEAGQADTFQRKIDICARAYKILVDEVDFPPEDIIFDPNIFAIATGIEEHDNYAVDFINATRWIKQHLPGAKVSGGVSNVSFSFRGNEPVREAIHTVFLYHAIQAGMDMGIVNAGMVGVYDDLEPVLRERVEDVVLNRTPSYKAGEPQLSAGERLIEIAESAKGAAKDDSAKLAWRGTAEAPVSVEDRLSHALVHGITDFIELDTEEAWQAIAAKGGRPLHVIEGPLMAGMNIVGDRFGAGKMFLPQVVKSARVMKQAVAHLLPYIEAEKKALADAGGDVKPKGKIVIATVKGDVHDIGKNIVTVVLQCNNFEVVNMGVMVPCQDILKKAKEEGADIIGLSGLITPSLEEMQHVAAEMQRDEYFRSKGTPLLIGGATCSRVHTAVKIAPNYTGPVVYVPDASRSVGVCSDLLSDERAARYIAELNADYERVREQHANKKVTPLVTLAQARANKTPVDWAAYTPPAPKFIGRRVFRNQNLAELAQCIDWAPFFQTWDLAGKFPDILKDSVVGEEAVRVYSDGKRLLQRLIEGRWLQANGVIGLWPANTVDDDVIEVYTDESRSEVLLRWQPLRLQTERPVIDGVPRPNRSLADFIAPKGTKADYIGLFAVTAGLNIEKKEAQFLADHDDYSAIMLKALADRLAEAFAEHLHQRVRTELWGYAPDEALSNDELIKEAYRGIRPAPGYPACPDHSVKRAMFEVLDAAEIGMGLTESLAMTPAASVSGFYLAHPEAAYFNVGRIGEDQLADYAARAAMDEAAARRALAPQLG; encoded by the coding sequence ATGAACACCTCCCCCACCGCGTCCCCCTCCTCCCCCGCCGCCAGCGTGCCCCCGATGCGGCTGTCCGGCCTGGAACCGGTGTCGATCGGCGACGGATCGTTGTTCGTCAACGTCGGCGAGCGCACCAACGTCACCGGCAGCCGGGTGTTCGCCAGGATGATCCTGGCCGGCGAATACGAGAAGGCCCTGGCCGTGGCGCGCCAGCAGGTCGAGAACGGCGCCCAGGTCATCGACATCAACATGGACGAGGCCATGCTCGACAGTCAGGCGGCGATGGTGCGCTTCCTGAACCTGATCGCCGGCGAGCCCGAGATCGCGCGCGTGCCGATCATGATCGACTCGTCCAAGTGGGAGGTGATCGAGGCGGGCCTGAAGTGCATCCAGGGCAAGGGCATCGTCAACTCGATCTCGCTCAAGGAAGGCGAGGCCGAGTTCAAGCGCCAGGCCAAGCTGGTCCGGCGCTATGGCGCCGCCGCCGTGGTGATGGCCTTCGACGAGGCCGGCCAGGCCGACACCTTCCAGCGCAAGATCGACATCTGCGCACGGGCCTACAAGATCCTTGTGGACGAGGTCGACTTCCCGCCCGAAGACATCATCTTCGACCCGAACATCTTCGCCATCGCCACCGGCATCGAGGAGCACGACAACTACGCGGTCGACTTCATCAACGCCACGCGCTGGATCAAGCAGCACCTGCCGGGCGCGAAGGTCTCGGGCGGCGTGTCGAACGTGTCGTTCAGCTTCCGCGGCAACGAGCCGGTGCGCGAGGCCATCCACACCGTCTTCCTGTACCACGCCATCCAGGCGGGCATGGACATGGGCATCGTCAACGCCGGCATGGTGGGCGTCTATGACGACCTGGAGCCGGTGCTGCGCGAGCGCGTCGAGGACGTGGTGCTGAACAGGACGCCGTCCTACAAGGCCGGCGAGCCGCAACTCTCTGCGGGCGAGCGCCTGATCGAGATCGCCGAATCGGCCAAGGGCGCGGCCAAGGACGACAGCGCCAAGCTGGCCTGGCGCGGCACGGCCGAGGCACCCGTGAGCGTCGAGGACCGCCTGAGCCACGCGCTGGTGCACGGCATCACCGACTTCATCGAGCTCGACACCGAAGAAGCCTGGCAGGCGATTGCTGCCAAGGGCGGCCGCCCGCTGCACGTCATCGAAGGCCCGCTGATGGCGGGCATGAACATCGTCGGCGACCGCTTCGGTGCCGGCAAGATGTTCCTGCCCCAGGTGGTGAAGTCCGCCCGCGTCATGAAGCAGGCCGTGGCGCACCTGCTGCCCTACATCGAAGCCGAGAAGAAGGCGCTGGCTGACGCGGGCGGCGACGTGAAGCCCAAGGGCAAGATCGTCATCGCCACCGTGAAGGGCGACGTACACGACATCGGCAAGAACATCGTCACGGTGGTCCTGCAGTGCAACAACTTCGAGGTCGTCAACATGGGCGTGATGGTCCCGTGCCAGGACATCCTGAAGAAGGCCAAGGAAGAAGGCGCGGACATCATCGGCCTGTCGGGCCTGATCACGCCGAGCCTGGAAGAGATGCAGCACGTTGCTGCCGAAATGCAGCGCGACGAGTACTTCCGCAGCAAGGGCACGCCGCTGCTGATCGGTGGGGCCACGTGTTCACGCGTGCACACCGCTGTCAAGATCGCGCCGAACTACACGGGGCCGGTGGTCTACGTGCCCGACGCCAGCCGCTCGGTGGGCGTGTGCTCGGACCTGCTGAGTGATGAACGCGCCGCCAGGTACATCGCCGAGCTGAACGCCGACTACGAGCGCGTGCGCGAGCAGCACGCCAACAAGAAGGTCACGCCGCTGGTCACGCTGGCCCAGGCGCGCGCCAACAAGACGCCCGTCGACTGGGCCGCCTACACACCGCCCGCGCCCAAGTTCATCGGCCGGCGCGTGTTCCGCAACCAGAACCTGGCCGAGCTGGCCCAGTGCATCGACTGGGCGCCCTTCTTCCAGACCTGGGACCTGGCTGGCAAGTTTCCGGACATCCTCAAGGACAGCGTCGTCGGCGAGGAAGCCGTGCGCGTCTACAGCGACGGCAAGCGCCTGCTGCAGCGCCTGATCGAAGGCCGCTGGCTGCAGGCCAACGGGGTGATCGGCCTGTGGCCGGCCAACACGGTGGACGACGACGTGATCGAGGTCTACACCGACGAGTCGCGCAGCGAGGTGCTGCTGCGCTGGCAGCCGCTGCGCCTGCAGACCGAGCGACCGGTGATCGACGGCGTGCCGAGGCCGAACCGCTCGCTGGCCGACTTCATCGCGCCCAAGGGCACCAAAGCCGACTACATCGGCCTGTTCGCCGTCACCGCCGGCCTGAACATCGAGAAGAAGGAAGCGCAGTTCCTCGCCGACCACGACGACTACAGCGCCATCATGCTCAAGGCCCTGGCCGACCGCCTGGCCGAAGCCTTCGCCGAGCACCTGCACCAGCGCGTGCGCACCGAGCTGTGGGGCTACGCGCCGGACGAGGCGCTGAGCAACGACGAGTTGATCAAGGAGGCTTACCGCGGCATCCGCCCGGCACCGGGCTACCCGGCCTGCCCGGACCACAGCGTCAAGCGCGCGATGTTCGAGGTGCTCGACGCCGCCGAAATCGGCATGGGCCTGACCGAGAGCCTGGCCATGACCCCGGCCGCCTCCGTCAGCGGCTTCTACCTCGCCCACCCGGAGGCGGCGTACTTCAACGTCGGCCGGATCGGCGAGGACCAGCTGGCGGACTATGCGGCGCGGGCCGCGATGGACGAGGCCGCAGCCCGCCGGGCATTGGCGCCGCAGCTGGGCTGA
- a CDS encoding DUF3108 domain-containing protein: protein MSSPLPRRRWLALLGLGALVLAVHLGLLQRSETPAHRPTTPSAPTASPPSGTSVPRTVMATTVATPPAMVPTPAAEVPQDRRAASGSTAASALPPSRRPRSAAKVPDPPAGPPGAVALSPPASPQEAPVAIGAALLAQTAALAPASERPAVHATTHTTGHSTTSSTTSSTTPSAAPACPAVRPEHLPPPVQVRYSLQRGGLRGDGLLSWQLDGERYRLRLEGQVPLFGTLLRQTSEGGVDACGVAPLRHTDKRLGKSERALSFVRPAAGSAEADAGELRFSTRPTPVALEAGTQDRLSWLVQLASRLNGWPGGSPPDGSHVPMTVAAVGGDVQRWTFTVMRHEADGLLHLRREPDDPFDTHAEVWTDPRRSHWPVRVELREARGDPLVLQLTDWQPLPRPR, encoded by the coding sequence AGCTCCCCCTTGCCGCGCCGACGCTGGCTGGCCCTGCTGGGCCTGGGTGCGCTGGTGCTGGCCGTCCACCTCGGGCTGCTGCAGCGCAGCGAGACCCCGGCCCATCGGCCCACCACGCCCTCCGCACCAACCGCCTCGCCACCGTCGGGCACATCGGTGCCGCGAACGGTGATGGCCACGACGGTCGCGACACCGCCCGCCATGGTGCCCACGCCCGCTGCCGAGGTGCCGCAGGACCGAAGAGCCGCTTCAGGCAGCACCGCCGCATCGGCTCTCCCACCGAGCCGCCGGCCCCGCAGCGCCGCCAAGGTGCCTGACCCACCGGCCGGGCCGCCCGGTGCCGTGGCCTTGTCGCCGCCGGCCAGCCCGCAGGAAGCGCCGGTGGCCATCGGGGCAGCCCTGCTGGCCCAGACCGCTGCCCTCGCCCCGGCCTCCGAGCGCCCCGCTGTACACGCCACCACACACACCACCGGACACTCCACCACGTCCTCCACCACGTCCTCCACCACGCCCTCCGCCGCCCCCGCCTGTCCGGCCGTGCGCCCCGAGCACCTGCCGCCTCCCGTCCAGGTGCGCTACAGCCTGCAGCGCGGGGGCCTGCGTGGCGACGGCCTGCTGTCCTGGCAACTGGACGGCGAGCGCTACCGGCTGCGCCTGGAGGGGCAGGTCCCGCTGTTCGGCACGCTGCTGCGCCAGACCAGCGAGGGTGGCGTCGATGCCTGCGGCGTCGCGCCGCTGCGCCACACCGACAAGCGCCTGGGCAAGAGCGAGCGCGCGCTCAGCTTCGTGCGGCCCGCCGCCGGCTCGGCCGAGGCCGACGCGGGTGAACTGCGTTTCTCGACCCGGCCCACCCCCGTCGCGCTGGAGGCGGGCACGCAGGACCGCCTGAGCTGGCTGGTGCAGCTGGCCAGCCGGCTGAACGGCTGGCCGGGCGGCTCCCCGCCCGACGGCAGCCACGTCCCGATGACCGTGGCTGCCGTCGGCGGCGATGTGCAGCGCTGGACCTTCACCGTGATGCGCCACGAGGCGGACGGCCTGCTGCACCTGCGGCGCGAGCCCGATGACCCCTTCGACACCCACGCCGAGGTCTGGACCGACCCTCGGCGCAGCCACTGGCCGGTGCGCGTGGAGCTGCGCGAGGCCCGCGGTGACCCGCTCGTCCTGCAGCTCACCGACTGGCAGCCCCTGCCCCGGCCGCGCTGA
- a CDS encoding homocysteine S-methyltransferase family protein, with amino-acid sequence MNAALPTSAVANASALPYTRAAQLPALMRERILVLDGAMGTMIQRYKLTEADFRGTRFADHPTDLKGNNDLLVLTRPDVIGEIHDQYLAAGSDLIETNTFGANRVAQEDYGLGDIAYEMNVAAARLARACCDKYSSADKPRFVAGALGPTPRTASISPDVNDPGARNTSFDELKAAYLEQARGLLDGGADLFLIETIFDTLNAKAAIFAVDELMEETGERLPVIISGTVTDASGRILSGQTVGAFWHSVRHARPLAIGLNCALGATLMRPYIEELSKIAGDTAVSCYPNAGLPNPMSDTGFDETPEVTGRLVEEFARDGFLNIAGGCCGTTPDHIRAIAERVGRYRPRCVHTQALQTFTGLLAA; translated from the coding sequence ATGAACGCCGCCCTGCCCACCTCCGCCGTTGCCAACGCCTCTGCCCTGCCCTACACGCGCGCCGCGCAGCTGCCGGCGCTGATGCGCGAGCGCATCCTGGTGCTGGACGGCGCGATGGGCACGATGATCCAACGCTACAAGCTGACCGAGGCGGATTTCCGCGGCACGCGCTTTGCCGACCACCCGACCGACCTGAAGGGCAACAACGACCTGCTGGTGCTCACGCGCCCGGACGTGATCGGCGAGATCCACGACCAGTACCTGGCCGCCGGCTCGGACCTGATCGAGACCAACACCTTCGGCGCCAACCGCGTGGCGCAGGAGGACTACGGCCTGGGCGACATCGCCTACGAGATGAACGTGGCCGCCGCCCGGCTGGCACGCGCCTGCTGCGACAAGTACTCGAGCGCCGACAAGCCGCGCTTCGTCGCCGGCGCCCTCGGCCCGACGCCGCGTACCGCCAGCATCAGCCCGGACGTGAACGACCCGGGGGCGCGCAACACGAGCTTCGACGAACTCAAGGCCGCCTACCTCGAACAGGCCCGGGGGCTGCTGGATGGCGGTGCCGACCTGTTCCTGATCGAAACCATCTTCGACACGCTCAACGCCAAGGCAGCGATCTTCGCGGTCGACGAGCTGATGGAGGAAACCGGCGAGCGCCTGCCGGTGATCATCTCCGGCACCGTCACCGACGCCTCGGGCCGCATCCTGTCAGGCCAGACGGTGGGCGCCTTCTGGCACAGCGTGCGGCACGCCCGGCCGCTGGCCATCGGCCTGAACTGCGCGCTGGGCGCCACGCTGATGCGCCCGTACATCGAGGAGCTGTCGAAGATCGCCGGTGACACCGCGGTCTCCTGCTACCCCAACGCCGGCCTGCCCAACCCGATGAGCGACACCGGCTTCGACGAGACGCCCGAGGTCACCGGCCGGCTGGTGGAGGAGTTCGCCCGCGACGGCTTCCTCAACATCGCCGGTGGCTGCTGCGGCACCACGCCGGACCACATCCGCGCGATCGCCGAGCGCGTGGGCCGTTACCGCCCGCGCTGCGTGCACACGCAGGCCTTGCAGACCTTCACCGGGCTGCTCGCCGCCTGA
- a CDS encoding IS110 family transposase, whose product MEVIYPRCAGLDVHKETVVACVRIARDGPPLQEVRTFQTTTSGLLALGDWLDSFGVEHVAMEATGVYWKPVWHVLEGHFELVLANAAHVKNVPGRKTDVNDAMWLADLLAHGLIRASFVPPVAVQELRSLTRTRKQFVRERSAHVQRIEKVLEDANLKLGVVLADIVGKSGRAVLQALIGGERDPERLVSLVSVRVKASRAELLEALRGRVSAHHRFMLKLHLGHIDALDQAIAAIEKEVGQGLAPFRHAAKLLSTMPGLSEVSAHVVVAEIGIDMSRFATPAHLLSWACMCPRNDESAGKRRSVRLRRGGRWLKTTLVQAAWAAIKVKGSYLQAQFHRLRARRGAKKAIIGVAASMLTAAWHMLRDGTEWHDLGAAHFDRADAHKTATRLVRRLQQIGYAVQLTPAA is encoded by the coding sequence ATGGAAGTGATCTACCCGCGCTGCGCCGGACTGGACGTGCACAAGGAGACGGTGGTGGCGTGCGTGCGCATCGCCCGCGACGGCCCACCCTTGCAGGAGGTGCGCACCTTCCAGACGACTACCTCGGGCCTGCTGGCCCTTGGCGACTGGCTCGACTCCTTCGGCGTCGAGCACGTCGCCATGGAGGCCACCGGCGTGTACTGGAAGCCAGTGTGGCACGTGCTCGAAGGCCACTTCGAGCTCGTGCTGGCCAACGCCGCGCACGTGAAGAACGTTCCTGGCCGCAAGACCGACGTCAACGACGCGATGTGGCTGGCGGACTTGCTGGCCCACGGCCTGATCCGCGCCAGCTTCGTGCCGCCGGTGGCGGTACAGGAACTGCGCTCGCTCACGCGCACCCGCAAGCAGTTCGTGCGCGAGCGCAGCGCGCACGTCCAACGCATCGAGAAGGTGCTCGAAGACGCCAACTTGAAGCTTGGCGTCGTGCTGGCCGATATCGTGGGCAAGAGCGGCCGGGCCGTGTTGCAGGCCCTCATCGGCGGCGAGCGCGATCCCGAGCGCCTGGTCTCGCTGGTCAGCGTGCGCGTCAAGGCCAGCCGTGCCGAGTTGCTCGAAGCGCTGCGCGGCCGCGTCAGCGCTCACCACCGCTTCATGCTCAAGCTGCACCTGGGGCACATCGATGCGCTGGATCAGGCCATCGCCGCCATCGAGAAGGAGGTGGGTCAAGGGCTGGCGCCCTTTCGGCACGCCGCCAAGCTGCTGAGCACCATGCCGGGCCTCAGCGAGGTCAGCGCCCATGTGGTCGTGGCCGAGATCGGTATCGACATGTCGCGCTTCGCCACCCCGGCTCATCTGCTGTCCTGGGCCTGCATGTGCCCGCGCAACGACGAGAGCGCCGGCAAGCGTCGCAGCGTTCGCTTGCGCCGTGGCGGCAGGTGGCTCAAGACCACCCTCGTGCAAGCCGCCTGGGCAGCCATCAAAGTCAAGGGCAGCTACCTGCAGGCGCAGTTCCACCGCCTGCGCGCTCGTCGCGGCGCCAAGAAGGCGATCATCGGCGTGGCCGCCTCGATGCTCACCGCGGCTTGGCACATGCTGCGCGACGGCACCGAGTGGCATGACCTCGGCGCCGCCCACTTCGATCGCGCCGACGCCCACAAGACCGCCACCCGACTGGTGCGCAGGCTTCAGCAGATCGGTTACGCCGTACAACTCACGCCGGCTGCATGA